One window from the genome of Pseudoliparis swirei isolate HS2019 ecotype Mariana Trench chromosome 24, NWPU_hadal_v1, whole genome shotgun sequence encodes:
- the LOC130190247 gene encoding testis-expressed protein 2-like isoform X1: MTSHAESARSAARRPPAASPKLHVLRSPSKESVAVRFLALGKEDEDEEDEEEEEELCTTSVVTASEASEEAVGVGERRVPTSNSSPTKSSSFPSGDKPFLSLLKSFSSDAESRDGTAPSIRHRHLKSLVKSLSSDGSQDSSSVSYRFPESRLNLQLFKQFTQSRTASAASDSKTAPSSPLTSHENRGFFNVSEVEARIEDTRRRLSEAIAEPLQLLTKMIDDKKNGGAHRPKSLSASAAELSVHGHPESNNNDCIEEEEEDGGAAESPGDAKSPDRSSLLHSCSMSALAKQEYDDFCILYSEDFETGAEADGAGRTDDAGSRAPPAGGPEPVREEASGGPEPAPSVPLRTLLLLTGLVYGCLVLPLPSYVGGVLLGVGLGFLLAIGAVWLSGPRPSGGSLRRSRLHRDLTRLDIKEPEIYKGWMNEISNYDPETYHATLTHSVYVRLEGSIIRLSKPNHNVARSATHNEAKPDVTYISQKIYDLTNSKVCIAPLSLARKRVWNKKYPICIELGRQDDFMSKAEGDTWEAGESSDPRDRGEASGGVSRELTLYLFGRTGREKEDWFQRFLSASKLKADLRKASFAAGTKTAPSCHSRRSSRGSLDEASASQSRLKDASVPGGGARTRPLLDYNVYMASLLPTQAVVSPAAPSPPLQSPQSSPGADKKLQSTTSAQPPPRDEEEEKKKEEEEEEEEEEEEVEDAVAWLNAALGRILWDFLGEPYWAELVSKKIQMKLSKIRLPYFMNELTLTELDMGAATPRILGASKPSIDYRGLWFDLEICYSGSFLMTLETKMNLIRLGKEGDGVRVGEPGKDGYRPRTYCLADSDEESSSAGSSDEEDSSDLSNDATGAEGLVGGHKPSKIMRFVDKITKSKYFLKATETEFIKKKMEEVSNTPLLLTVEVQELRGTLAVNIPPPPTDRIWYGFRKPPHLELKARPKLGEREVTLAHVTDWIEKKLDQEFQKIFVMPNMDDLWLTVMHPALDPRTAGGPPLLPPAPPSSSGGLAADPDDPAPPEKDGAGQT; this comes from the exons ATGACCAGCCATGCAGAGAGCGCTCGCTCCGCGGCCCGGCGGCCGCCCGCCGCGTCGCCCAAGCTCCACGTCCTGCGGTCGCCGTCGAAGGAGAGCGTCGCCGTCCGCTTCTTGGCCCTCGGGAAGGAggacgaagacgaggaggacgaggaagaggaggaagagctgtgCACGACGAGCGTCGTGACGGCCTCGGAGGCGAGCGAGGAGGCGGTCGGGGTCGGCGAGCGGAGGGTCCCGACCTCGAACTCGTCTCCCACGAAGTCGTCGAGCTTTCCCTCCGGCGACAAACCCTTCCTCAGCCTCCTGAAGTCCTTCTCCTCCGACGCCGAGTCTCGCGACGGGACCGCCCCCTCCATCCGGCACCGGCACCTGAAGAGCCTCGTCAAATCTCTCTCTTCCGACGGCTCCCAGGACTCTTCCTCCGTATCCTATCGGTTCCCAGAATCCCGCCTCAACCTGCAGCTCTTCAAGCAGTTCACCCAGTCCAGGACGGCGTCCGCCGCCAGCGACTCTAAGACCGCCCCGTCGTCCCCGCTGACGTCCCACGAGAACCGCGGCTTCTTCAACGTCTCGGAGGTGGAGGCGCGGATCGAGGACACCAGGCGGCGTCTCTCCGAGGCCATCGCCGAGCCGCTGCAGCTGCTGACCAAGATGATCGACGACAAGAAGAACGGCGGCGCCCACCGGCCCAAGTCGCTCTCGGCGAGCGCCGCGGAGCTCTCCGTCCACGGCCACCCGGAGAGCAACAACAACGACTgcatcgaggaggaggaggaggacggcggcGCGGCGGAGTCGCCCGGCGACGCCAAGAGCCCCGACAGATCCTCGCTGCTGCACTCGTGCTCCATGTCGGCGCTCGCCAAGCAAGAGTACGACGACTTCTGCATCCTGTACAGCGAGGACTTCGAGACCGGCGCCGAGGCGGACGGCGCCGGCAGAACCGATGATGCGGGAAGTCGAGCGCCGCCGGCCGGCGGTCCTGAACCCGTCCGGGAAGAGGCCTCCGGCGGCCCGGAGCCGGCGCCGAGCGTCCCCCTCCGCACGCTGCTGCTCCTCACCGGGCTGGTCTACGGGTGTTTGGTGTTGCCGCTGCCCAGCTACGTGGGCGGCGTGCTGCTCGGCGTGGGACTCGGCTTCCTGCTGGCCATCGGCGCCGTGTGGCTGTCGGGACCCAGACCCTCCGGCGGCTCTTTGAGGCGGTCCAGACTCCACCGGGATCTGACCCGGCTGGACATCAAGGAGCCGGAGATCTACAAG GGCTGGATGAATGAAATATCGAACTACGACCCCGAGACGTACCACGCCACGCTGACCCACTCCGTGTACGTCCGGTTGGAGGGCTCCATCATCCGCCTGAGTAAACCCAACCACAACGTCGCTCGCAGCGCGACGCACAATGAAGCAAAACCCGACGTCACATACATCAGTCAGAAGATCTATGATCTCACCAACAGCAAA GTATGTATAGCGCCTCTCAGCCTGGCCAGGAAACGCGTATGGAATAAAAAATACCCCATATGCATCGAACTCGGCCGACAGGATGACTTCATGTCGAAGGCCGAGGGCGACACGTGGGAGGCCGGCGAGAGCTCGGACCCCCGGGACCGAGGAGAGGCCTCGGGAGGGGTCAGCAGAGAGCTGACCCTCTATCTGTTCGGGAGGACtgggagggagaaggaagactgGTTCCAGAGGTTTCTATCGGCTTCCAAGCTGAAGGCGGACTTGAGGAAAGCTTCATTTGCTGCTGGGACAAAGACGG CTCCGAGCTGTCACAGTCGCAGAAGCAGCCGTGGCAGTCTGGACGAGGCGTCGGCCTCTCAGTCCAGGTTAAAGGATGCCTCGGtgccagggggcggggccagaacCAGACCGCTGTTGGACTACAACGTCTACATGGCCTCCTTACTGCCAACGCAGGCGGTGGTCAGCCCGGCCGCCCCCAGCCCTCCTCTCCAGAGTCCTCAGAGCAGCCCCGGGGCGGACAAGAAG CTTCAGAGCACAACCTCAGCTCAGCCACCACccagggatgaggaggaggagaagaagaaggaggaagaagaagaggaagaagaggaggaagaggaggtggaggacgctGTTGCCTGGCTTAACGCGGCTCTCGGCCGGATCCTCTGGGACTTCTTGGGCGAGCCCTACTGGGCGGAGCTGGTCTCCAAGAAGATCCAGATGAAGCTCAGCAAGATACGG cTGCCGTACTTCATGAACGAGCTCACGCTCACGGAGCTGGACATGGGCGCCGCCACGCCCCGAATCCTGGGGGCCTCCAAACCCTCCATCGACTACAGAG gtCTGTGGTTCGATCTGGAGATCTGCTACAGCGGCTCCTTCCTGATGACCCTGGAGACCAAGATGAACCTCATCCGTCTGGGCAAGGAGGGCGACGGCGTCCGCGTGGGCGAGCCGGGCAAAGACGG GTACAGGCCACGGACGTACTGCCTGGCCGACAGCGATGAAGAGTCGTCCAGCGCCGGCTCCTCCGATGAGGAAGACTCCTCGGATCTCTCCAACGACGCGACGGGAGCCGAGGG TTTGGTCGGAGGCCACAAACCCAGCAAGATCATGCGCTTCGTGGACAAGATCACCAAGTCCAAGTACTTCCTGAAGGCCACGGAGACGGAGTTcatcaagaagaagatggaggaggtgtCCAACACGCCGCTCCTGCTCACGgtggaggtgcaggagctccGAGGAACGCTGGCCGTCAACATCCCGCCGCCGCCCACCGACAGGATATG GTACGGCTTCAGGAAGCCGCCTCACCTGGAGCTGAAGGCGCGGCCTAAACTGGGGGAAAGAGAAGTGACTCTCGCTCACGTCACCGACTGGATCGAGAAGAAACTGGACCAGGAATTCCAG aaaatctTTGTCATGCCAAACATGGACGATTTATGGCTGACCGTCATGCATCCTGCCCTGGACCCGCGCACCGCCGGcggaccccccctcctcccccccgcccccccctcctcctccggtggCCTCGCGGCGGACCCGGatgaccccgcccccccggaGAAGGACGGCGCCGGCCAAACATGA
- the LOC130190247 gene encoding testis-expressed protein 2-like isoform X2, with product MTSHAESARSAARRPPAASPKLHVLRSPSKESVAVRFLALGKEDEDEEDEEEEEELCTTSVVTASEASEEAVGVGERRVPTSNSSPTKSSSFPSGDKPFLSLLKSFSSDAESRDGTAPSIRHRHLKSLVKSLSSDGSQDSSSVSYRFPESRLNLQLFKQFTQSRTASAASDSKTAPSSPLTSHENRGFFNVSEVEARIEDTRRRLSEAIAEPLQLLTKMIDDKKNGGAHRPKSLSASAAELSVHGHPESNNNDCIEEEEEDGGAAESPGDAKSPDRSSLLHSCSMSALAKQEYDDFCILYSEDFETGAEADGAGRTDDAGSRAPPAGGPEPVREEASGGPEPAPSVPLRTLLLLTGLVYGCLVLPLPSYVGGVLLGVGLGFLLAIGAVWLSGPRPSGGSLRRSRLHRDLTRLDIKEPEIYKGWMNEISNYDPETYHATLTHSVYVRLEGSIIRLSKPNHNVARSATHNEAKPDVTYISQKIYDLTNSKVCIAPLSLARKRVWNKKYPICIELGRQDDFMSKAEGDTWEAGESSDPRDRGEASGGVSRELTLYLFGRTGREKEDWFQRFLSASKLKADLRKASFAAGTKTAPSCHSRRSSRGSLDEASASQSRLKDASVPGGGARTRPLLDYNVYMASLLPTQAVVSPAAPSPPLQSPQSSPGADKKLQSTTSAQPPPRDEEEEKKKEEEEEEEEEEEEVEDAVAWLNAALGRILWDFLGEPYWAELVSKKIQMKLSKIRLPYFMNELTLTELDMGAATPRILGASKPSIDYRGLWFDLEICYSGSFLMTLETKMNLIRLGKEGDGVRVGEPGKDGPRTYCLADSDEESSSAGSSDEEDSSDLSNDATGAEGLVGGHKPSKIMRFVDKITKSKYFLKATETEFIKKKMEEVSNTPLLLTVEVQELRGTLAVNIPPPPTDRIWYGFRKPPHLELKARPKLGEREVTLAHVTDWIEKKLDQEFQKIFVMPNMDDLWLTVMHPALDPRTAGGPPLLPPAPPSSSGGLAADPDDPAPPEKDGAGQT from the exons ATGACCAGCCATGCAGAGAGCGCTCGCTCCGCGGCCCGGCGGCCGCCCGCCGCGTCGCCCAAGCTCCACGTCCTGCGGTCGCCGTCGAAGGAGAGCGTCGCCGTCCGCTTCTTGGCCCTCGGGAAGGAggacgaagacgaggaggacgaggaagaggaggaagagctgtgCACGACGAGCGTCGTGACGGCCTCGGAGGCGAGCGAGGAGGCGGTCGGGGTCGGCGAGCGGAGGGTCCCGACCTCGAACTCGTCTCCCACGAAGTCGTCGAGCTTTCCCTCCGGCGACAAACCCTTCCTCAGCCTCCTGAAGTCCTTCTCCTCCGACGCCGAGTCTCGCGACGGGACCGCCCCCTCCATCCGGCACCGGCACCTGAAGAGCCTCGTCAAATCTCTCTCTTCCGACGGCTCCCAGGACTCTTCCTCCGTATCCTATCGGTTCCCAGAATCCCGCCTCAACCTGCAGCTCTTCAAGCAGTTCACCCAGTCCAGGACGGCGTCCGCCGCCAGCGACTCTAAGACCGCCCCGTCGTCCCCGCTGACGTCCCACGAGAACCGCGGCTTCTTCAACGTCTCGGAGGTGGAGGCGCGGATCGAGGACACCAGGCGGCGTCTCTCCGAGGCCATCGCCGAGCCGCTGCAGCTGCTGACCAAGATGATCGACGACAAGAAGAACGGCGGCGCCCACCGGCCCAAGTCGCTCTCGGCGAGCGCCGCGGAGCTCTCCGTCCACGGCCACCCGGAGAGCAACAACAACGACTgcatcgaggaggaggaggaggacggcggcGCGGCGGAGTCGCCCGGCGACGCCAAGAGCCCCGACAGATCCTCGCTGCTGCACTCGTGCTCCATGTCGGCGCTCGCCAAGCAAGAGTACGACGACTTCTGCATCCTGTACAGCGAGGACTTCGAGACCGGCGCCGAGGCGGACGGCGCCGGCAGAACCGATGATGCGGGAAGTCGAGCGCCGCCGGCCGGCGGTCCTGAACCCGTCCGGGAAGAGGCCTCCGGCGGCCCGGAGCCGGCGCCGAGCGTCCCCCTCCGCACGCTGCTGCTCCTCACCGGGCTGGTCTACGGGTGTTTGGTGTTGCCGCTGCCCAGCTACGTGGGCGGCGTGCTGCTCGGCGTGGGACTCGGCTTCCTGCTGGCCATCGGCGCCGTGTGGCTGTCGGGACCCAGACCCTCCGGCGGCTCTTTGAGGCGGTCCAGACTCCACCGGGATCTGACCCGGCTGGACATCAAGGAGCCGGAGATCTACAAG GGCTGGATGAATGAAATATCGAACTACGACCCCGAGACGTACCACGCCACGCTGACCCACTCCGTGTACGTCCGGTTGGAGGGCTCCATCATCCGCCTGAGTAAACCCAACCACAACGTCGCTCGCAGCGCGACGCACAATGAAGCAAAACCCGACGTCACATACATCAGTCAGAAGATCTATGATCTCACCAACAGCAAA GTATGTATAGCGCCTCTCAGCCTGGCCAGGAAACGCGTATGGAATAAAAAATACCCCATATGCATCGAACTCGGCCGACAGGATGACTTCATGTCGAAGGCCGAGGGCGACACGTGGGAGGCCGGCGAGAGCTCGGACCCCCGGGACCGAGGAGAGGCCTCGGGAGGGGTCAGCAGAGAGCTGACCCTCTATCTGTTCGGGAGGACtgggagggagaaggaagactgGTTCCAGAGGTTTCTATCGGCTTCCAAGCTGAAGGCGGACTTGAGGAAAGCTTCATTTGCTGCTGGGACAAAGACGG CTCCGAGCTGTCACAGTCGCAGAAGCAGCCGTGGCAGTCTGGACGAGGCGTCGGCCTCTCAGTCCAGGTTAAAGGATGCCTCGGtgccagggggcggggccagaacCAGACCGCTGTTGGACTACAACGTCTACATGGCCTCCTTACTGCCAACGCAGGCGGTGGTCAGCCCGGCCGCCCCCAGCCCTCCTCTCCAGAGTCCTCAGAGCAGCCCCGGGGCGGACAAGAAG CTTCAGAGCACAACCTCAGCTCAGCCACCACccagggatgaggaggaggagaagaagaaggaggaagaagaagaggaagaagaggaggaagaggaggtggaggacgctGTTGCCTGGCTTAACGCGGCTCTCGGCCGGATCCTCTGGGACTTCTTGGGCGAGCCCTACTGGGCGGAGCTGGTCTCCAAGAAGATCCAGATGAAGCTCAGCAAGATACGG cTGCCGTACTTCATGAACGAGCTCACGCTCACGGAGCTGGACATGGGCGCCGCCACGCCCCGAATCCTGGGGGCCTCCAAACCCTCCATCGACTACAGAG gtCTGTGGTTCGATCTGGAGATCTGCTACAGCGGCTCCTTCCTGATGACCCTGGAGACCAAGATGAACCTCATCCGTCTGGGCAAGGAGGGCGACGGCGTCCGCGTGGGCGAGCCGGGCAAAGACGG GCCACGGACGTACTGCCTGGCCGACAGCGATGAAGAGTCGTCCAGCGCCGGCTCCTCCGATGAGGAAGACTCCTCGGATCTCTCCAACGACGCGACGGGAGCCGAGGG TTTGGTCGGAGGCCACAAACCCAGCAAGATCATGCGCTTCGTGGACAAGATCACCAAGTCCAAGTACTTCCTGAAGGCCACGGAGACGGAGTTcatcaagaagaagatggaggaggtgtCCAACACGCCGCTCCTGCTCACGgtggaggtgcaggagctccGAGGAACGCTGGCCGTCAACATCCCGCCGCCGCCCACCGACAGGATATG GTACGGCTTCAGGAAGCCGCCTCACCTGGAGCTGAAGGCGCGGCCTAAACTGGGGGAAAGAGAAGTGACTCTCGCTCACGTCACCGACTGGATCGAGAAGAAACTGGACCAGGAATTCCAG aaaatctTTGTCATGCCAAACATGGACGATTTATGGCTGACCGTCATGCATCCTGCCCTGGACCCGCGCACCGCCGGcggaccccccctcctcccccccgcccccccctcctcctccggtggCCTCGCGGCGGACCCGGatgaccccgcccccccggaGAAGGACGGCGCCGGCCAAACATGA